In the Streptomyces sp. SJL17-4 genome, TTCACGGGCCTGCGCCCCTCCAGTACGGTCCCCTCGTGGTCCACCAGGATCAGGTCGGAGGCCTTGATCTGGCCGAAGCTCATGCCGAAGGGGTTGACCCAGAAGGCGTTCGGGTCGCCGGGGTCGCGGACGGTGATGTGCCCGGCGACGCCCTCGGAGAAGCCGAACCTCCCGAAGATGCGGAAACCGGCGGCGAGTTGCTCCTTCCGGTACCGGCGCTCCTCCTCGACGGAGTCGAAGGTGGGCGGCAGCGGCAGGACGACCCCTTCGGGCAACGGCCCGACGGCGGCGGCGAGCGCGGGCGGCACGGTGCTCATGACGGCTCCTCGATGAGCGGATGGGGTACGGGCGGGGCGCGGGCGGGGCACGGCGCGCCAAAAGATACAGAGGTGCATCCGATACGACAATGGATCGGCGGGCAGCGTGAACGGAGGGTCGAGGGGCGAGAGGTGAGAGCCGAGGTCGGGGGTTGCGGCCCGGGGATTGCGATGGCTACGGTCGATCCCGCACTCAGAAAGCGCTTACACACCACCCGCGTCCCTCACCCCCGTCCGCTGCCGCTCCCTGGAGTCCCCGCGTGCCCACCCCGGACGTCCTGATCTACACCCGCACCACGGGCTACCGCCACGACTCGATCCCCGCGGGCGCCGCCGCGCTCACGGAGCTGGCGCGTGACCTCGGGCGGACGGCCGAGGTGACCGAGGACCCGGGGGCGTTCACCGCCGGGCGCCTGGCCGAGTGCTCCGTCGTCGTCCTGCTGTCCACGACCGGGAACGTCCTGACGCCCGAGGGACGCGCCGCCCTGGAGGCGTACCTGAGGGGCGGCGGCGCCCTTCTCGCCGTCCACGCGGCGGCCAACGCCGAGCCCGACTGGCCCTTCTACGGCGAGCTCCTCGGCACCCGCTTCGACGGCCACCCCGAGATACAGCCCGGCACCGTCCTCGTCGACGACCACGACCACCCCGCGACGGCCCCGCTGCCGGCCCGCTGGGCCTGGACCGACGAGTGGTACAACTTCACGTCCGACCCACGGGGGAATGCCACTTCCACGCCTCGGGAAAGCGGGAAGTCCGGCGTACGGATCCTCGCCCGGGCCGACGAGACCTCGTACCGGGGCGGCACCCACGGTGACGACCACCCCCTGGTCTGGTGCCGCGAGATCGACAGCGGGCGGCTGTTCTTCACCGCGCTCGGCCACGCCTCGGAGACGTACCGCGACCCCGTCTTCCGCGCCCACCTCTCCGGCGCCCTGACCTGGCTCACCGCCTAGACACCGGCCGTGGCCGCGGCACCGCCCGCCTGCCACGTCGCCCGAGGTCGCCGGCGCTTTCGGGTCACCCCGGCGCACCGCCCCTGTTGCGCCGAGCCCCGCTTCGCGGAAACGTGCGGACGGGGGCCGATGTCAGGAGGAGACACGTCATGGGCATCGCCACCGTGAACCCCGCGACCGGCGAGACGCTGCGCGTCTACGAGGCCCACGGGCCCGAGGAGGTCGAGCGGCGGATCGCCGCCGCCCACGAGGCGTACCGCCAGTACCGCACCACCTCCTTCGCCGAACGCGCCCGCCTGCTGCGCGCCGCCGCCGCTCTCCTCGACGAGGACGCCGAGGACATCGCGCACACCATGACCGTCGAGATGGGCAAGCCGATCGCCGCCGCCCGCGCGGAGGCCGCCAAGTGCGCCAAGGCGATGCGCTGGTACGCCCGCAACGCCGAGGAACTGCTCGCCGACGAGCACCCGGCGGAGAGCGACGTCCAGGACTCCGGCGCCGACGTGGCGCGCGTCCACTACCGGCCCATCGGCCCGATCCTCGCCGTCATGCCGTGGAACTTCCCGCTCTGGCAGGTGATCCGCTTCGCCGCGCCCGCGCTCATGGCGGGCAACACCGGCCTCCTCAAGCACGCCTCCAACGTGCCGAGGACCGCGCTCTACCTCGGTGACCTCTTCCGCCGCGCCGGATTCCCCGAGGGCTGTTTCCAGGCCCTGCTCATCGGCTCCGGCGACGTCGAGCGCGTCCTGCGGGACCCCCGGGTCGTCGCCGCCACCCTCACCGGCAGCGAGCCCGCGGGCAGGGCCGTCGCCTCCGTCGCGGGCGACGAGGTCAAGAAGACCGTCCTGGAACTCGGCGGCAGCGACCCGTTCATCGTCATGCCCTCGGCCGACATCGTCGGCGCCGTGAAGACGGCCGTCACCGCGCGCGTGCAGAACAACGGGCAGTCCTGCATCGCCTCCAAGCGGTTCATCGTCCACCAGGACGTGTACGACGACTTCTCCGAGCGCTTCACGGCCGCCATGAACGCCCTCACCGTCGGCGACCCCCTCGACGAGTCCACCGACGTCGGCCCCCTCGCCACCGAGCAGGGCCGCACCGACCTGGAAGCGCTCGTCGACGACGCGGTACGGCGGGGTGCGACCGCCCTGTGCGGCGGCCACCGGCCGGAGGAGCCGGAGCTCGCGAACGGCTGGTACTACCGGCCCACCGTCCTCGCCGGCGTCACCCCGGAGATGCGGATCCACCTGGAGGAGGCCTTCGGGCCGGTCGCCACGGTGTACCCGGTCCGCGACATCGAGGAGGCCGTGACCGTAGCCAATGACTCGCCGTTCGGCCTCAGTTCCAGCGTCTGGACCCGCTCCCCGGAGGACGTCGCCTTCTTCGTGCGCGACCTGGAGGCCGGGGGCGTGTTCGTCAACGGCATGACGGCCTCGCACCCCGCCCTCCCCTTCGGAGGGATCAAGCGCTCCGGGTACGGCCGTGAGCTCTCCGGCCACGGCATCCGCGAGTTCTGCAACGCGACGACGGTCTGGCAGCGCGCCTGACCACCCACGCCCGCCCAGGCCCGAGTCGCCCCTCACCCCCTCACCCCCTCACCCCCTCAGTCCCGGGTCCACTCCAACAACCGTTCCGCCGACCACGTGTTGATCACCCGGTCCTCCGGCACTCCGCACTCCTCCGCCCTCGCGCAGCCGATGATCTGCCACTCCAGCTGCCCGGGCGCGTGCGCGTCCGTGTCCACCGCGACGTGCGTGCCCGCCGCCACCGCGAGTCGCAGCAGCCGCCGTGGCGGGTCGAGCCGTTCCGGGCGACTGTTGATCTCGACGGCCGTCCCGGACTCGGCACAGGCGGCGAACACCCGCTCCGCGTCGAACTCCGACTCCGGCCGCAGCCGTCCGCCCGCCACCAGGCGGCCCGTGCAGTGCCCGAGCACGTCCATCAGCGGGTTGCGCACGGCCCGTTCGAGCCGACGGGTCATCGCCTTCGCGTCCATCCGGAGCTTCGAGTGCGCCGAACCGACCACCAGATCGAGTCGGTCGAGCAGCTCGGGCTCCTGGTCGAGCGAGCCGTCCTCCAGGATGTCGCACTCGATCCCGGTGAGCAGACGGAACGGCGCCCACTCCTCGTTCAGCCGGGCCACCACGTCCAGTTGCTCGAGGAGCCGCTCGGCCGACAGACCCCGCGCCACCGTGAGCCGGGGCGAATGGTCGGTGAGCACCGCCCACTCATGGCCGAGAGCCGCAGCCGTACGGCCCATGTCCTCGATCGTGGCGCCGCCGTCGGACCAGTCCGAGTGGAGATGACAGTCGCCGCGCAGCGCCGCCCGCAACGCCTCGCCCCCGCTCGTCGGTCCGGCGGTCCGCAGGGACTCCTCCAGCTCCGCCTCCAGCCTGGCCAGATACCCGGGGACCTGACCGTCGAGCGCCTCGCGCACCACCGCGGCCGTCTTCGGCCCGAGGCCCTTCACGGACTCCAGGGTGCCCGCCGCCACACGCTCGGCGGCCTCGCCCTCCGGCAGGTCGGAGACCGCGGCGGCGGCCGTCCGGAAGGCACGCGCCCGGTACCCCGGCGCCTGGGCGCGTTCAAGGAGGAACGCGATCCGGTTCAGGGCGGCCACAGGGTCCATGACGTCGCTCCTCGTTTCAGGTGCCGTGTGCGACGTCGGCCGGCACCTCCACCGGACCGATCTCGCACCACACGGCCTTGCCCTCGCCGCGCGGCTCGACACCCCACCGTGACGCCAGCGCGTCGAGCAGCATCAGTCCGCGCCCCGAGGTGGCGGCCTCGCCGGGGGTACGCCGCCGGGGCCAGGCGCTCGACCGGTCCTGCACCGACAGCCGTACCCGCCGCACCGGTTCGGGCAGCACCTCCAGGGTGAGCACCGCACCGCCCTCCGTGTGCAGCAGGACGTTGACGAGCAGCTCCCCCGTCAACAGTTCGGCGTCGTCGGCCAGTTCCGACATGCCCCAGTCCCGCAGCGCCTGCCCCACGGCCGCGCGCGCGTCCGACAGGCCCTGGGGGTCGGCCTGGTGGATGTACTGGTGGATGCGCGGCGCGCGGGGCGTGCCCGGGTCCGGGCTGCGCCGCAGCACCAGGAGCGCCACGTCGTCCCCCGAGCCCCAGCGTTCCCACAGTCGCTCGGAGAGGTGGTCGGCGAGCGCCTCCGCCTGCGGCGGGCCGCTGCTGATCGCCCCCGACAGCGCGGCGAGACCGGTCTCGATGTCCGACCCGGGCTGCTCGACGAGTCCGTCCGTGTACAGCACCAGCGTCTCCCCGGGGACGAGGTCGAGCCGTGTCTCCGGGAACTCCTCGTCGCCGAACACCGTCGCCAGCCCCAGCGGCAGCCCGCCCCGCAGCTTGGGCTGTCCGACCCGGCCGTCGGTGTGCCGGATCAGCGGCCCGAGATGCCCGGCCCGTACGGCACGCAGCGTGCCACTCCCCAGATCCACCTGGGCGTACGTGCAGGTGGCGAACCGGTTGGTGTCCAGCTCGGCGAGAAACCGGGACGCGCGGGCCAGCACCGTCGACGGGGCGTGGCCCTCACCCGCGTACGCACGCAGGGCGATCCGCAGCTGCCCCATGATGGCGGCGGCGTGGGTGTCGTGCCCCTGGACGTCGCCCACGACGATGCCGACCCGGCCGCGGGGCAGCGCGATCACGTCGTACCAGTCGCCGCCGACCTGCCGCCCGCTCCACGCCGCGTGGTACCGCACGGCGATCTCGCCGCCGGTGATCCGCGGGATCCGGCGCGGCAGCATCGTCTCCTGGAGCCCGGTGGCCAGCTCCCGCTCCTCGTCGAAGAGGATGGCCCGCTGGAGGGACTGGGCGACGATGGCCGCGAGTCCGAGAGCCAGGTTGCGCTCGTCGGCGTTGAACGAGGTACGGCCCCGGTAGAACAGGGCCATGCCGCCGAGCGACCGCGCCTGCGCCACCAGCGGCAGATAGCAGGCCGCCCGGAAGTCGAGGCGCGCCAGGTAGGGGGCCAGCTCGGGGAAGTCCCGCCCGAGCGAAGGGAACGAGGAGACGAACCGGGGCCGCCCGCTGAGCACCGCCTCGGCCAGGGGCATGCCCCGGTCGAGCCGCCGGATGCGGAGGTCGTCGAGTGCGTCGAGGGTTTCGCCGCTGAGCGCGATGATGTTCAGCGAGCCGTTCTCGACGAGCCCGAGCGCCAGGCCGTCCGCGCCGAGCCTGGCGAGTCCGCCGGGCCCGGTCAGGGAGGCCGTCACGTCGTCCACGGTCACCGCGCGCGACAGCGCGGCCGTCGTCCGCTCGACGATGTTCGTCTGGACCTCACGCCGCTTCTCCAGCTCCTGGACGAACGCGAAGCGCGTGACCTCGGCGGTCGTGTCCCGCACGACACCGACGATCCGCCGCGCCCGCCCGTCCGGCGAGCGCAGGATCCGCGCCTGCACATGCGTCCAGTGGGGTGGGCCGTCGGTCTGGGGGATGGGGAAGTGCGCGGTGTACGACACCTCGCCGCTGGTGACCGCCTCCCGGACGACTCCCTCCAGCCTGGTCCGCTCCTCGGGGGCGAGACGGGCGATCAGCGACACCGGGCGGCCGTCGTAGGCGTCCGGGGCAACCCCGAAGACCAGCAGCCCGGACCTGTCGACATCGATGGTGCCCGTGTCGAGATCCCAGTCGAAGCTGCCGGTCCGGTTCATGGCGAGCCACTCGGCGGGCCCGATATCGCCATTGCGCGTACGCCGGTCTTCATCGGTCATCCTCCCCATTGTCGAACCCGCGCCCCGTCGACGCCATGGCGGTGACACGGCGTGGCGCGAGTTCGCCTCGGCGGGAGAGCGGTCGGATGCCGGCCGGACGGCGACCGGACGGCGGCGGAGCGCCGCGAGGGGCGTGCCGCGCGCCGGTCCCGCGACGCCGCACGGAAATGCCGGTGGGCCCCGGCGTGCGGCGGGGCAGAATGGGCCGGTGCAGCCGCCCTACCGTGTTCTCGGTCCGTGCCAGGCCCTCCGTACCGACGACGGGACGGAGGCCGTCCTGAGCGGTGCCAGGCTCCGAGCCCTGCTCACCGCCCTCGCGGCCGCCGGCGGGCGGGCGGTGGGCACGCGGGCGCTGATCGACCAGGTGTGGGGCGACGCCGACCGTGCCGCGGACTCGGACCAGGACCGTACGGCGGCGCTCCAGGCCCTCGTCGGGCGTCTGCGCCGGGCCCTGGGCCGGGAGGCCGTCGTCTCCGCGCCCGGCGGCGGCTACCGGCTGGCCGCGGAGCCGGACGCCGTCGACCTGTTCCGCTTCGAGCGGCTCGCCGCCGAAGGCTCCGCCGCCCTCGCCGCCGGGCAACCGACGCCGGCCGCCGCCCTCCTCGACGAGGCCCTCGGGCTCTGGCGCGGGCCCGCCCTCCTGGATCTGCCCGGCCGGGACACCGACCCCCTGGTCGTACGGGTCGAACAACGGCACGCACAGGCGCGACGCGACCGGCTCGCGGCCGACCTGGCCCTGGGACGTGCCACGGAGGTCCTCGCGCCACTCGCCGCCCTGGCGGCGGGAGAACCGCTCGACGAACCCGTCCAGGCCCTGCGGATCCGCGCCCTGAGCGCGGCCGGGCGGCCCGCCGAGGCCCTGGCCGTGTACGAGGAGGTGCGCGCGGGCCTCGCGGACCGGCTGGGGACCGATCCGGGACCCGAACTGCGCACCCTCCACGCCGACCTCCTGACGGACGCTGCGTCCCCTCCTTCACCTGCCGCGCCGGAGAGGGCGGAGCCCGCGGTCGGTCTTCCCGCCCGGCTGACCTCCTTCATCGGTCGGGACGACGACCTGGGCGCGCTCGCCGCCGAGTGGGGCGACCGGCGGCTCGTCACCCTCACCGGGCCGGGCGGCGTCGGCAAGACCCGGCTCGCCCTGGAAGCGGCCGAGACGTACCAGGACGGCCCGGTCCACCTCGCCGAACTCGCCTCCGTGCGCGAGGAGTCCACGGTCGCCGCGGCCGTCCTCAGCGCGGTGGGCGCCCGCGAGACGCACGTCTGGCACCGCGCCGTGGCCGCCGGGGCGGACCCGGAGGACCCGTTCGCCGAGCTCGTCGAACACTGCGCCGGGCGGCGGATGCTGCTCGTCCTCGACAACTGCGAGCACCTGGTCGCCGCGGCGGCACGACTCGCGCACGTCCTGCTCACGCGCTGCCCGGAGCTGCGGATCCTTGCGACGAGTCGGGAGCCGTTGGGGGTGCCGGGGGAGGTGGTGCGGCCGTTGGGGCCGTTGCCGGTGGGGATGGCGTTGCGGTTGTTGGGGGAGCGGGGTGCTGCGGCGCGGCCGGGGTTCGTGGTGGCGGAGGATCCGGGGGCGGCGGAGGAGGTGTGCCGGCGTCTGGACGGTCTGCCGTTGGCGATCGAGTTGGCGGCGGCGCGGTTGCGGTTGTTGTCGGTGCGTCAGATCGCGGATCGGTTGGACGACCGGTTCCGGTTGTTGACGTCGGGGGCGCGGACGGTGTTGCCGCGTCAGCAGACGTTGCGGGCGGTGGTGGACTGGTCGTGGGATCTGCTGGAGGAGCCGGAGCGGGCGGTGCTGCGGCGGCTCGCGGTGTTCACGGGTGGTGCGGATCTGGAGGCGGCGGAGGCGGTGTGCGGGGGTGTGGGTGCTCCGGACGTGCTGGACGTGCTGGGTGCGCTGGTGGACAAGTCGTTGGTGGTGGCGGGGCCGGGCCGGGACGGGGAGGGGATGCGGTTCCGGCTCCTTGAGACGGTGGCGGAGTACGCGGGGGAGCGTCTGGGGGAGTCGGGGGAGCGGGCGGCGACGGAGCGGCGTCATCTGACGTACTACCGGGAACTCGCCCGGCGCACCGATCCGGAACTGCGCGGCGCCGGGCAGGTCGCCGCCATCGCCCGCCTGGAGCGCGAGCACGGCAACCTGCGCGGGGCCCTGCGGACGGCCGTCGCGCTCGGCGACGAGCAGGAGGTGCTCTGCCTCGTCCACTCCCTCACCTGGTTCTGGCAACTGCGCCACCACCAGGTCGACGCCCGTACCTGGGCCGTGGAGGCCGGCCGGCTCGGCCCCGACCCCTTCCAGGAGCCCGTCCGCCCGGCCGAGCCGTTCGACGGCCGGTGTACGGACCTCCCGCCACCGTGGAGCGGAGAGCGCCTCCGGGAGGCCCGGCGTGGCGGGCGGCTCTACGCGCTCGCGACGCAGGGCGGCCAGGGCGCCACCGCGTTCGAACACCCCGAGACCCGCGCCAGGCTCACCTCGGTGGTCTCCGCGTACCGCCCCGGTCTTCCGCAGACCTGCTGCCAGCCGGGGACGATGTGGCACTTCGCCCGCCTCATGACCGGAGAGTTCACCGGCCTCGACGAGACCCTGACGGCGATCGTCGACGCCTGCCGCGTCCACGCCCCCGGCTGGGACCTGGGCTTCGCCCTCCTCGTACGGGCCAAGCTCGTCGTGCACGGACCCGACGACGCCGCAGAGGCGCTCGCCCTCTTCGAGGCCGCGGGGGATTCCTGGGGCATCGCCGAATCCCTCGCCGCCCGTGGCGAGGCCTACGAGCGCGCGGGCCGGCTCGCCGAGGCCGCCGCCGACTTCGAGCGGGCCACGGACGCCGCGGCCCACGTCGGCGCACGCTCCCAGGTGCCCCTCTACACCGCGCGCCTGGCGGCCGTACGGCTCCGGCTCCGGCCCGAGGGGGACCCGGCGGCCGAACAGCTGCTCGCCGAGGCCGCCGACGCGGCCGGGGAGTGGGGCGCCGAGATCGCCGGCTCGGCACGGCTGCTGCTCGCCCAGCACTACGGCCACACCGGCCGCACCGGTCTCGCCCGAGCTCAGCTCTCCCGGCTGGAGGGCGAGTTCGGTGAGGTGACCCCGGCCCTCTTCTGGGGTCTCGCCGGAGGAACGTGGGCCTGGCTCGACTGCCTCGACGGCGCCTACGACCGGGCCGTGGAGCGGCTGGCACGCGCCGTCGCGGACGTGGAGACCCTCGCCCACCTGGTCGCCCCGTACCTGGTCGTCACCCAGTTCGCGACGGCCGCGTGGGCGCTCGGCGGCCGGGGCGGGCCGGGCGACGCGGAGACCGGGGCGCGGCTCCTCGGCGCGTACGACGCCCACGCCGACTCCGGCACGGACGGCGGCTTCCGCCCGTTCACGCCCGAGACGGAGGCCCTGATCAGGGCGCGCGCCGAGGAGACCCTCCGCGCGGCGCTCCCCTCGGAGACGTACATCCGCCGATACGAGGAAGGGACGGGGCTCACGGCCCGTACGGCCGCGGAGCTCGTCCGGAACCCGGGGGAGCCACAGGCCTCCTGACCACCAGGACGACGCGCGGCGACCAGGTCAGCGGGTCGGCGCGCAGGGCGTCGAGGGCGGACGGGTCGGCCATCGGGCTGGTGATCGGGGTGGCGATCGCCGGGTAGTCGCCGTACAGCGGGCGTACGGTCAGGTCGCCGGCGGTGGGCAGGGACTGCCGCCCGGGCAGCGGGCGGTGGCCTACGTCCGGGGCGCGGACCCGGCCGAGCTGTACGGCGAAGGCGGCGGACGGGCCGAACATGCCGACCGCGTCCCCGGGCCGCGCGGACCGCGCCCAGCGGGTGGCGGGCCCTTCACCGGCGGCTTCGTTCCCGT is a window encoding:
- a CDS encoding ThuA domain-containing protein, with the protein product MPTPDVLIYTRTTGYRHDSIPAGAAALTELARDLGRTAEVTEDPGAFTAGRLAECSVVVLLSTTGNVLTPEGRAALEAYLRGGGALLAVHAAANAEPDWPFYGELLGTRFDGHPEIQPGTVLVDDHDHPATAPLPARWAWTDEWYNFTSDPRGNATSTPRESGKSGVRILARADETSYRGGTHGDDHPLVWCREIDSGRLFFTALGHASETYRDPVFRAHLSGALTWLTA
- a CDS encoding SpoIIE family protein phosphatase codes for the protein MTDEDRRTRNGDIGPAEWLAMNRTGSFDWDLDTGTIDVDRSGLLVFGVAPDAYDGRPVSLIARLAPEERTRLEGVVREAVTSGEVSYTAHFPIPQTDGPPHWTHVQARILRSPDGRARRIVGVVRDTTAEVTRFAFVQELEKRREVQTNIVERTTAALSRAVTVDDVTASLTGPGGLARLGADGLALGLVENGSLNIIALSGETLDALDDLRIRRLDRGMPLAEAVLSGRPRFVSSFPSLGRDFPELAPYLARLDFRAACYLPLVAQARSLGGMALFYRGRTSFNADERNLALGLAAIVAQSLQRAILFDEERELATGLQETMLPRRIPRITGGEIAVRYHAAWSGRQVGGDWYDVIALPRGRVGIVVGDVQGHDTHAAAIMGQLRIALRAYAGEGHAPSTVLARASRFLAELDTNRFATCTYAQVDLGSGTLRAVRAGHLGPLIRHTDGRVGQPKLRGGLPLGLATVFGDEEFPETRLDLVPGETLVLYTDGLVEQPGSDIETGLAALSGAISSGPPQAEALADHLSERLWERWGSGDDVALLVLRRSPDPGTPRAPRIHQYIHQADPQGLSDARAAVGQALRDWGMSELADDAELLTGELLVNVLLHTEGGAVLTLEVLPEPVRRVRLSVQDRSSAWPRRRTPGEAATSGRGLMLLDALASRWGVEPRGEGKAVWCEIGPVEVPADVAHGT
- a CDS encoding PHP domain-containing protein, with protein sequence MDPVAALNRIAFLLERAQAPGYRARAFRTAAAAVSDLPEGEAAERVAAGTLESVKGLGPKTAAVVREALDGQVPGYLARLEAELEESLRTAGPTSGGEALRAALRGDCHLHSDWSDGGATIEDMGRTAAALGHEWAVLTDHSPRLTVARGLSAERLLEQLDVVARLNEEWAPFRLLTGIECDILEDGSLDQEPELLDRLDLVVGSAHSKLRMDAKAMTRRLERAVRNPLMDVLGHCTGRLVAGGRLRPESEFDAERVFAACAESGTAVEINSRPERLDPPRRLLRLAVAAGTHVAVDTDAHAPGQLEWQIIGCARAEECGVPEDRVINTWSAERLLEWTRD
- a CDS encoding NADP-dependent succinic semialdehyde dehydrogenase; translated protein: MGIATVNPATGETLRVYEAHGPEEVERRIAAAHEAYRQYRTTSFAERARLLRAAAALLDEDAEDIAHTMTVEMGKPIAAARAEAAKCAKAMRWYARNAEELLADEHPAESDVQDSGADVARVHYRPIGPILAVMPWNFPLWQVIRFAAPALMAGNTGLLKHASNVPRTALYLGDLFRRAGFPEGCFQALLIGSGDVERVLRDPRVVAATLTGSEPAGRAVASVAGDEVKKTVLELGGSDPFIVMPSADIVGAVKTAVTARVQNNGQSCIASKRFIVHQDVYDDFSERFTAAMNALTVGDPLDESTDVGPLATEQGRTDLEALVDDAVRRGATALCGGHRPEEPELANGWYYRPTVLAGVTPEMRIHLEEAFGPVATVYPVRDIEEAVTVANDSPFGLSSSVWTRSPEDVAFFVRDLEAGGVFVNGMTASHPALPFGGIKRSGYGRELSGHGIREFCNATTVWQRA
- a CDS encoding BTAD domain-containing putative transcriptional regulator: MQPPYRVLGPCQALRTDDGTEAVLSGARLRALLTALAAAGGRAVGTRALIDQVWGDADRAADSDQDRTAALQALVGRLRRALGREAVVSAPGGGYRLAAEPDAVDLFRFERLAAEGSAALAAGQPTPAAALLDEALGLWRGPALLDLPGRDTDPLVVRVEQRHAQARRDRLAADLALGRATEVLAPLAALAAGEPLDEPVQALRIRALSAAGRPAEALAVYEEVRAGLADRLGTDPGPELRTLHADLLTDAASPPSPAAPERAEPAVGLPARLTSFIGRDDDLGALAAEWGDRRLVTLTGPGGVGKTRLALEAAETYQDGPVHLAELASVREESTVAAAVLSAVGARETHVWHRAVAAGADPEDPFAELVEHCAGRRMLLVLDNCEHLVAAAARLAHVLLTRCPELRILATSREPLGVPGEVVRPLGPLPVGMALRLLGERGAAARPGFVVAEDPGAAEEVCRRLDGLPLAIELAAARLRLLSVRQIADRLDDRFRLLTSGARTVLPRQQTLRAVVDWSWDLLEEPERAVLRRLAVFTGGADLEAAEAVCGGVGAPDVLDVLGALVDKSLVVAGPGRDGEGMRFRLLETVAEYAGERLGESGERAATERRHLTYYRELARRTDPELRGAGQVAAIARLEREHGNLRGALRTAVALGDEQEVLCLVHSLTWFWQLRHHQVDARTWAVEAGRLGPDPFQEPVRPAEPFDGRCTDLPPPWSGERLREARRGGRLYALATQGGQGATAFEHPETRARLTSVVSAYRPGLPQTCCQPGTMWHFARLMTGEFTGLDETLTAIVDACRVHAPGWDLGFALLVRAKLVVHGPDDAAEALALFEAAGDSWGIAESLAARGEAYERAGRLAEAAADFERATDAAAHVGARSQVPLYTARLAAVRLRLRPEGDPAAEQLLAEAADAAGEWGAEIAGSARLLLAQHYGHTGRTGLARAQLSRLEGEFGEVTPALFWGLAGGTWAWLDCLDGAYDRAVERLARAVADVETLAHLVAPYLVVTQFATAAWALGGRGGPGDAETGARLLGAYDAHADSGTDGGFRPFTPETEALIRARAEETLRAALPSETYIRRYEEGTGLTARTAAELVRNPGEPQAS
- a CDS encoding siderophore-interacting protein, with the translated sequence MPRTATDPPPLPLPLRPSGDVMRWYGAYAALPEAERPWMGSYAVRAHDPATGTVDVDFFLHGDGNEAAGEGPATRWARSARPGDAVGMFGPSAAFAVQLGRVRAPDVGHRPLPGRQSLPTAGDLTVRPLYGDYPAIATPITSPMADPSALDALRADPLTWSPRVVLVVRRPVAPPGSGRAPRPYGP